One genomic segment of Actinoplanes ianthinogenes includes these proteins:
- a CDS encoding TrmH family RNA methyltransferase gives MTLAEFARARADRDLAVLEGFHALKHALRFGATVRHVAAVDPEQLERLAADLAPDLLGRFRELARPVPRDAFRQLSKNPVRTEVIAIAERPSVDVAAVLRASLPDPIVFLEDPRNLGNVGAVIRVAAAAGAAAVLTDGVSDPWDPAAIRGSAGLHYALPVARTDVAALTGRPLVALDPDGVEISPAAIPDRAVLAFGTERDGLSPALLERADVRVRIPMRPDVSSLNLATSVAITLYSRRWMTA, from the coding sequence ATGACCCTCGCCGAGTTCGCCCGGGCTCGCGCCGACCGTGACCTGGCGGTGCTCGAAGGATTCCACGCCCTCAAGCACGCCCTCCGGTTCGGCGCCACCGTCCGGCACGTCGCCGCCGTCGACCCGGAGCAGCTCGAACGGCTCGCCGCCGACCTGGCGCCCGACCTGCTCGGCCGGTTCCGCGAGCTGGCCCGCCCGGTGCCCCGGGACGCGTTCCGGCAGCTCTCGAAGAACCCGGTCCGCACCGAGGTCATCGCCATCGCGGAACGCCCGTCCGTCGACGTCGCCGCCGTGCTGCGCGCCTCCTTGCCGGACCCGATCGTCTTCCTCGAAGACCCCCGCAACCTGGGCAACGTCGGCGCCGTGATCCGCGTGGCCGCAGCCGCCGGCGCGGCCGCCGTGCTCACCGACGGCGTCAGCGACCCGTGGGACCCGGCGGCGATCCGTGGCTCGGCCGGCCTGCACTACGCCCTCCCGGTCGCCCGCACCGACGTCGCCGCCCTGACCGGCCGCCCGCTGGTCGCCCTGGACCCGGACGGTGTCGAGATCTCCCCGGCCGCCATCCCCGACCGGGCCGTCCTCGCCTTCGGCACCGAGCGCGACGGGCTCTCGCCGGCGCTGCTGGAGCGCGCCGACGTCCGGGTTCGCATCCCGATGCGTCCCGACGTCTCCAGCCTGAACCTGGCCACCTCGGTCGCCATCACCCTGTACTCCCGCCGCTGGATGACCGCCTGA
- a CDS encoding phosphocholine-specific phospholipase C codes for MLGVPAVAAAMPAGLEKALAIPANNRTGSIEDVEHVIFLMQENRSFDHYFGTLRGVRGFADPHPAKRPDGRTVWHQEQLLPFRPEVKDLGGAFLPDPPHGWNDGHAAWNAGRFDQWVPHKGVQTMTHHTRADLPFHFALADAFTVCDSYYCSLLGPTDPNRYHMWTGWVGNDGKGGGPVITNAEAGYDWTTYPERLEAAGVSWKVYQDVGLGLTAAGYWGWTSDPFIGNYGDNSLLYFHQYQNAAPGTPFADRAKSGTEVNKLGRSPDQLLTDFRRDVENGTLPQVTWLVAPEAYTEHPNWEPHYGAWYVSQVIDILAANPAIWSKMALFITYDEEGGFFDHVVPPTPDPARSTVSTVNEIYPGGDGHPAGPYGFGIRVPMIVVSPWTRGGWVNSQTFDHTSLIRFLERRFGVTEPNITPWRRAVAGDLTSAFDFRTPNRRPVDLPDTARFKPADLTRQPDLVPVPPADPRLPRQEPGVRPARALPYTLHADVTGDVVELRNTGRATAVLQVRPAGADPLSCTVGPGRHLTETLTTGEVEVHGPNGFYRHFRRGAAAVRVRARYDEHALLLEIRNTGRERAEVTVADRYTGHTSTLTLRPGTARTSQISVARTHGWYDVTVTSGDTVAQYAGHLENGRDSITDPGMGGVI; via the coding sequence ATGCTGGGTGTGCCGGCCGTTGCCGCCGCCATGCCCGCGGGGCTGGAGAAAGCCCTCGCCATTCCGGCGAACAACCGCACCGGGTCGATCGAGGACGTCGAGCACGTCATCTTCCTGATGCAGGAGAACCGTTCCTTCGACCATTATTTCGGTACGTTGCGCGGGGTCCGCGGGTTCGCCGACCCGCACCCGGCGAAACGGCCGGACGGCCGGACCGTCTGGCATCAGGAGCAGCTGCTCCCCTTCCGGCCGGAGGTCAAGGACCTGGGCGGCGCCTTCCTGCCGGACCCGCCGCACGGCTGGAACGACGGGCACGCCGCCTGGAACGCCGGACGGTTCGACCAGTGGGTGCCCCACAAGGGCGTGCAGACCATGACCCATCACACCCGTGCCGACCTGCCCTTTCATTTCGCGCTGGCGGACGCTTTCACGGTCTGCGACAGCTACTACTGCTCGCTGCTCGGGCCGACCGATCCGAACCGGTATCACATGTGGACCGGCTGGGTCGGCAACGACGGCAAGGGTGGTGGCCCGGTGATCACCAACGCCGAGGCCGGGTACGACTGGACGACCTACCCGGAGCGCCTGGAGGCGGCCGGCGTCTCGTGGAAGGTCTACCAGGACGTCGGGCTGGGCCTCACCGCCGCCGGATACTGGGGCTGGACCTCGGACCCGTTCATCGGCAATTACGGCGACAATTCGCTGCTCTATTTCCACCAGTACCAGAACGCGGCGCCGGGAACTCCGTTCGCCGACAGGGCGAAGTCCGGCACCGAGGTGAACAAACTCGGCCGCAGTCCCGACCAGTTGCTCACCGATTTCCGAAGGGACGTGGAGAACGGGACGCTGCCCCAGGTCACCTGGCTGGTCGCGCCGGAGGCGTACACCGAGCACCCGAACTGGGAGCCGCACTACGGCGCCTGGTACGTCTCGCAGGTCATCGACATCCTCGCGGCCAACCCGGCGATCTGGTCGAAGATGGCGCTGTTCATCACCTACGACGAGGAGGGTGGCTTCTTCGACCACGTGGTCCCGCCGACCCCTGACCCGGCGCGCTCGACGGTGTCCACGGTCAACGAGATCTACCCGGGCGGCGACGGGCACCCGGCCGGCCCGTACGGGTTCGGCATCCGCGTCCCGATGATCGTCGTCTCGCCGTGGACCCGGGGCGGCTGGGTGAACTCGCAGACCTTCGACCACACCTCGCTGATCCGCTTCCTGGAGCGCCGCTTCGGCGTCACCGAGCCGAACATCACCCCGTGGCGGCGTGCCGTGGCCGGCGACCTGACCAGCGCCTTCGACTTCCGGACGCCGAACCGCCGGCCGGTCGACCTGCCGGACACCGCCCGGTTCAAGCCGGCCGACCTCACCCGGCAGCCGGACCTGGTCCCGGTCCCGCCGGCCGACCCGAGGCTGCCGCGGCAGGAGCCCGGGGTACGCCCGGCCCGGGCGCTGCCCTACACCCTGCACGCGGACGTCACCGGTGACGTCGTCGAGCTGCGCAACACCGGCCGGGCGACGGCGGTCCTCCAGGTCCGCCCGGCCGGCGCCGACCCGCTGTCGTGCACGGTCGGGCCCGGCAGGCACCTGACCGAGACGCTCACCACCGGCGAGGTGGAGGTGCACGGGCCGAACGGCTTCTACCGCCACTTCCGGCGCGGGGCGGCGGCCGTGCGGGTCCGGGCCCGGTACGACGAGCACGCGCTCCTGCTGGAGATCCGTAACACCGGCCGGGAGCGGGCCGAGGTGACCGTCGCCGACCGCTACACCGGCCACACGTCGACGCTCACCCTGCGCCCGGGCACGGCGCGCACCTCGCAGATCAGCGTGGCGCGCACCCATGGCTGGTACGACGTCACGGTCACCTCGGGCGACACCGTCGCCCAGTACGCCGGCCACCTGGAGAACGGCCGGGACAGCATCA